Proteins encoded by one window of Bacillus rossius redtenbacheri isolate Brsri chromosome 3, Brsri_v3, whole genome shotgun sequence:
- the LOC134530485 gene encoding uncharacterized protein LOC134530485 isoform X2 — protein MKMAGEEERKIAIQKGHIVDGVPYITVIGDGGWAKRSYGHGYNSASGVGVLIGAATKKVLFLSIKNAFCSVCARAKKDQTEIQQHECFKNYCGPSTGMEQCAIVEGFRHSIQQHGVMYKYYIGDGDSSTFCRIQEGVSYGRQTVKIECANHVTRAFSENLHKLAANTSYPLHVRRVLKDKINGVTCIDRMVIGVRAAIKESGTDFSQASVERLRKDLLNNPYHALGRHSNCREAFCKKKEEEDKVGKVEEGGVLQQVFKCIDNVVRKADRVAFNETTNEAERYMALVAKFTGGKRVNYTLQGSYHRRCHGAGLAHTLGASWHLSPWKRMSGRSPGKVFKNMCISRKKKEIARRLRLSAEANAKVYKKKKRGGDADREYGPDAAQPDIDEHTLERKKLDVLANLKSDVETSEQKETLERDTIGQHINSKWREHRMNRLTASMFGSVMCRREKTSCHNLVKSFLYRKDLHTPAIQYGRLNESVAINLYEQQQSAEVQKCGLFVDSEHPYLGASPDGLVGTDKLLEVKCLYSLKDKVLEEAVTLKGKKLCIESVNGQLQLRRNHSYYFQIQGQLNICDREYCDFVVYAGGKIIVECIVRDKILWQEKMLPKLSQFYMDCILPEIADPRIPRGLPVREPLYITEAQTRHYKKKINSK, from the exons GGTGTTTTGATTGGCGCTGCTACTAAAAaggttttgtttctttccatCAAAAATGCATTCTGTTCTGTATGTGCCAGAGCCAAAAAAGACCAAACTGAAATCCAACAGCATGAATGCTTTAAGAATTATTGTGGCCCTTCAACTGGCATGGAGCAGTGCGCCATAGTTGAAGGTTTCAGACACAGTATACAGCAACATGGCGTTATGTACAAGTACTACATAGGGGATGGTGACTCCAGTACTTTTTGTAGGATACAGGAAGGAGTTTCCTATGGAAGGCAAACTGTCAAAATAGAATGTGCTAACCATGTAACACGTGCATTCAGCGAGAACCTACATAAGCTTGCTGCAAACACATCATATCCACTCCATGTACGTAGAGTTTTGAAAGACAAAATTAATGGCGTGACATGCATTGATCGTATGGTGATTGGCGTGAGGGCTGCAATAAAAGAATCAGGTACGGACTTCAGCCAAGCTTCTGTTGAACGACTGCGTAAAGACTTGCTCAACAACCCTTACCACGCCTTGGGAAGACACAGCAACTGCCGTGAAGCATTCTGCAAGAAGAAAGAGGAAGAAGACAAAGTAGGAAAGGTTGAGGAAGGAGGAGTCTTGCAGCAAGTTTTTAAATGCATCGATAATGTCGTTAGGAAGGCTGATCGAGTTGCATTCAACGAAACTACAAATGAAGCTGAAAG ATATATGGCTTTAGTAGCTAAATTCACTGGAGGGAAACGTGTTAACTACACTCTGCAGGGGTCTTATCACAGACGTTGCCATGGCGCTGGCCTGGCGCACACCCTTGGAGCCAGTTGGCATCTCAGTCCTTGGAAGCGCATGTCAGGGAGAAGCCCAGGGAAGGTGTTCAAGAACATGTGCATctcaagaaagaaaaaagaaattgcTCGTCGCCTGCGTCTATCAGCAGAAGCAAATGcgaaagtttacaaaaaaaagaaaCGCGGAGGTGATGCTGACCGAGAATATGGACCGGATGCTGCTCAGCCTGACATTGATGAACATACACTGGAGAGAAAAAAGTTAGATGTATTGGCAAACTTGAAATCTGATGTGGAAACTTCCGAACAAAAGGAAACTCTAGAACGCGATACAATTGGACAACACATTAACAGCAAGTGGCGCGAACATCGAATGAACCGCCTCACTGCATCTATGTTTGGTTCGGTAATGTGCAGGCGTGAGAAGACATCGTGTCATAATTTAGTGAAATCCTTTTTGTACAGAAAAGATCTTCACACACCTGCAATTCAGTATGGGAGGTTAAACGAATCGGTAGCAATTAACCTTTACGAGCAACAGCAAAGTGCCGAGGTTCAGAAATGTGGTCTGTTCGTGGATAGTGAGCATCCATACCTCGGTGCCAGCCCAGACGGGCTTGTAGGAACGGATAAGTTGCTGGAAGTTAAATGTTTGTATTCACTCAAAGATAAGGTTTTGGAAGAAGCAGTGactttgaaggggaaaaaattgtGCATTGAGAGTGTAAATGGGCAGCTGCAATTGCGAAGAAATCATAGCTATTATTTCCAAATTCAAGGTCAGTTGAATATTTGTGATAGGGAGTATTGTGACTTTGTTGTATATGCGGGAGGAAAAATAATAGTAGAATGTATTGTCAGGGACAAAATTCTTTGGCAAGAAAAAATGCTGCCAAAATTATCTCAGTTTTACATGGACTGCATTCTGCCGGAAATCGCTGACCCCCGTATTCCTCGCGGTTTGCCGGTTCGTGAACCATTGTACATAACTGAAGCACAAACGCGACACTATAAAAAGAAAATCAATTCAAAATAA
- the LOC134530485 gene encoding uncharacterized protein LOC134530485 isoform X4: MEQCAIVEGFRHSIQQHGVMYKYYIGDGDSSTFCRIQEGVSYGRQTVKIECANHVTRAFSENLHKLAANTSYPLHVRRVLKDKINGVTCIDRMVIGVRAAIKESGTDFSQASVERLRKDLLNNPYHALGRHSNCREAFCKKKEEEDKVGKVEEGGVLQQVFKCIDNVVRKADRVAFNETTNEAERYMALVAKFTGGKRVNYTLQGSYHRRCHGAGLAHTLGASWHLSPWKRMSGRSPGKVFKNMCISRKKKEIARRLRLSAEANAKVYKKKKRGGDADREYGPDAAQPDIDEHTLERKKLDVLANLKSDVETSEQKETLERDTIGQHINSKWREHRMNRLTASMFGSVMCRREKTSCHNLVKSFLYRKDLHTPAIQYGRLNESVAINLYEQQQSAEVQKCGLFVDSEHPYLGASPDGLVGTDKLLEVKCLYSLKDKVLEEAVTLKGKKLCIESVNGQLQLRRNHSYYFQIQGQLNICDREYCDFVVYAGGKIIVECIVRDKILWQEKMLPKLSQFYMDCILPEIADPRIPRGLPVREPLYITEAQTRHYKKKINSK, translated from the exons ATGGAGCAGTGCGCCATAGTTGAAGGTTTCAGACACAGTATACAGCAACATGGCGTTATGTACAAGTACTACATAGGGGATGGTGACTCCAGTACTTTTTGTAGGATACAGGAAGGAGTTTCCTATGGAAGGCAAACTGTCAAAATAGAATGTGCTAACCATGTAACACGTGCATTCAGCGAGAACCTACATAAGCTTGCTGCAAACACATCATATCCACTCCATGTACGTAGAGTTTTGAAAGACAAAATTAATGGCGTGACATGCATTGATCGTATGGTGATTGGCGTGAGGGCTGCAATAAAAGAATCAGGTACGGACTTCAGCCAAGCTTCTGTTGAACGACTGCGTAAAGACTTGCTCAACAACCCTTACCACGCCTTGGGAAGACACAGCAACTGCCGTGAAGCATTCTGCAAGAAGAAAGAGGAAGAAGACAAAGTAGGAAAGGTTGAGGAAGGAGGAGTCTTGCAGCAAGTTTTTAAATGCATCGATAATGTCGTTAGGAAGGCTGATCGAGTTGCATTCAACGAAACTACAAATGAAGCTGAAAG ATATATGGCTTTAGTAGCTAAATTCACTGGAGGGAAACGTGTTAACTACACTCTGCAGGGGTCTTATCACAGACGTTGCCATGGCGCTGGCCTGGCGCACACCCTTGGAGCCAGTTGGCATCTCAGTCCTTGGAAGCGCATGTCAGGGAGAAGCCCAGGGAAGGTGTTCAAGAACATGTGCATctcaagaaagaaaaaagaaattgcTCGTCGCCTGCGTCTATCAGCAGAAGCAAATGcgaaagtttacaaaaaaaagaaaCGCGGAGGTGATGCTGACCGAGAATATGGACCGGATGCTGCTCAGCCTGACATTGATGAACATACACTGGAGAGAAAAAAGTTAGATGTATTGGCAAACTTGAAATCTGATGTGGAAACTTCCGAACAAAAGGAAACTCTAGAACGCGATACAATTGGACAACACATTAACAGCAAGTGGCGCGAACATCGAATGAACCGCCTCACTGCATCTATGTTTGGTTCGGTAATGTGCAGGCGTGAGAAGACATCGTGTCATAATTTAGTGAAATCCTTTTTGTACAGAAAAGATCTTCACACACCTGCAATTCAGTATGGGAGGTTAAACGAATCGGTAGCAATTAACCTTTACGAGCAACAGCAAAGTGCCGAGGTTCAGAAATGTGGTCTGTTCGTGGATAGTGAGCATCCATACCTCGGTGCCAGCCCAGACGGGCTTGTAGGAACGGATAAGTTGCTGGAAGTTAAATGTTTGTATTCACTCAAAGATAAGGTTTTGGAAGAAGCAGTGactttgaaggggaaaaaattgtGCATTGAGAGTGTAAATGGGCAGCTGCAATTGCGAAGAAATCATAGCTATTATTTCCAAATTCAAGGTCAGTTGAATATTTGTGATAGGGAGTATTGTGACTTTGTTGTATATGCGGGAGGAAAAATAATAGTAGAATGTATTGTCAGGGACAAAATTCTTTGGCAAGAAAAAATGCTGCCAAAATTATCTCAGTTTTACATGGACTGCATTCTGCCGGAAATCGCTGACCCCCGTATTCCTCGCGGTTTGCCGGTTCGTGAACCATTGTACATAACTGAAGCACAAACGCGACACTATAAAAAGAAAATCAATTCAAAATAA